The genomic DNA aaaaaaggcattttctttgttttcagttCTGTTTGCAGCGCAGTTGCTGAGATGAAAAATAATATGGTGATGAACACAAGGCATTGTTTTGTATTTCCATTGGTCATGGTCCATTGATCCTTGGAAAAGGTTTAATTTTCTCCCTTCAAGTATATCCAAAGTCTGAATAACCTCCTAACTGTAAAATGGTTTAATTTACCCcacaaactatgcaatttagtctattttaccccataatataatttatcttttttgtttatTCTTACACTTTGTTTGTCCTTTGTGGGAACGAAGTTCTTGAATAATCCAAGTACAATTAATTAGTTTGTTCCGGGCCGGGAGAAAGTAAATTTACTTGATTTGCAAAAATTCAATTTAATAAGTAGTGCAACACATTCTCAATCAGTGGCTGCTAACATCTCCGACGTACCGAGATTGCAAACATTCAGTTGGACAACTTTTCACTACTGCATAAAAagtttgtaggggtgggtgaaATAACATTTTTAGGGGAGGACGTCGCGCCCGCCCCTGCTTTTCGCTGCTTAAAAAAGCAATTTGCAGGGGCGGGTGCGTTACCCACGCCCCTAAAAAGGTATTTCTAGGGACAGATGAGCCCATCATCCGTCCCTAGAAATCGATCTCTAGGGACGGGTGACCTTATCACCTGATCCTAAAAATTGATTTCTAGAGGCGGTTCACTAGATCATCTGCCCCTAGTAATcgattaaaaatataaaataaaaaagttgtGCCGGCCGTCCGGGCCAGCCGCCGTCGGGTATCCCGACCGCCACCGCTGGGCATCCAGTTTGCCGCCGCGCGTCCACACCGCCGACACTGCCGCGCGCCGCTTGGGCCTGCGCCGTCGCTGCCGCTGCAGCTGCCGCGTCCTCGGCccctgccgcgcgccgccgcggccccagcCCTAGCCACACCGCCATGGTCCCAGATCCGCGCCTCAAGCGAGTTGCGCTACCAGATccggtgagggagagaggaggcggGGCAGGAGCGAAGGGCCCTCACCACGGCAGCCACGCCGCCAGCTGAAGCTGCGCGCCACGCTACCGTTGCATCTTCTCTGAGAAGAGAAGTGGTGCGGTGGGGGAGAAGGGAAGAAAAGAgataagagagagagaagatgcCCACCGAGAAGTAAATAGACGTGCCACACTTTTCGATATCTGTCCGCCACTGTTTTTTAGTTTTTTAGGAGCGGGTGATGCCACCACCCACCCATGGTATTTTTAGGGGCTGGTCACCCCTCACTCGCCCCAAAAAATGagtcatttttaggggcgggtgaggaggtgatccgcccctaaaaatacattttagggtatttttaggggcgggtctaTTGCTACAATAATTTCGCTTTATTTGTTGCAACGGTTTAACTTTAGTCCGTCCCTAAAAAACGGTGCgttgctacaaatcgtttttaTAGTAGTGTTTTCTTTTTGCGAGGGAAAAGGGCATCTTCATTAAAATGATAAAAGGTTACAATCAAGTTTGAAAGAGCATCTTCATTAAAATGATAAAAGGTTACAATAAGTTTGAGTAGCTCACTAATACAAGGAGGAGCTTGTGATCTCCAAACCGCACAATGCACTATACGCCACGCTAACCTAGCAAGCTCATAGCCACACTATCGCACTTTCCACGCATGAGTTGGGAACTTGGGGTACCCATCGCAGTCGACACCTTGTTCTTCTCCCTGTTAGTTTTAGTAGTGAATCTTTAGGTATCCAATTATCCCTCCAAATCTGGATCTTATCACCATTCCCAACTTGGACTAGCAGCCTGCATTAGAAATTAAGAACCTCAACGTACCGAGATTGCAAACAACATATTCAGTTGGACTTGGACTACCAGTCTGCATAAGAAATCAAAAACTCAAACGTACCGATCGAGATCTGGAGCAAAGTCTCCGGCGGCCTATAAAGAAGGCATGATGCCTCACCGAGGACGACAACGGAAGAGTAGTGGAAAATGGCCGTCGCCGAGGAGAGCAAGGAGCTGCTCCAGGCGCAGCTCGAGCTCTGGCACCACGCCTTCGGCTACGTCAAGTCCATGACGCTCGCCGTCGCCCTAGACCTCGGCATCGCCGACGCCATCTACCGCCGCGGCGGCAGGGCCACCCTCTCCCAGATACTCGCCGATGCCGCGCTCAGCCCGTGCAAGCTTcacggcctccgccgcctcatGCGCGCGCTCACCGTCGCGGGCACGTTTACCGTTGCCACCTCGTCTGAAGACTCCGGTggcgaagccgtctacgagctGACGCCTGCCTCACGCCTCCTCGTCAGcgacgacgtcgacggcggcgatggcgagggcTCGGCGGCGAGCCTGTCGCCTGTCCTGAGGCTGGTGCTCAACCCCTTCCGCGTCTCGCTGCTCGGCATGGGCATCGGCGCGTGGTTCCGGCGGGAGGACCAGCCGGGCGTGGCCCCGTTCGCGGTGGCGCACGGCCGGAACATGTGGGAGATGGCCGCGCGCAAGCCCACCTTCAACGCGCTGGTCAACGACGCCATGGCCGCGGACAGCCGCTTCCTGATGCGGATCGTCCTCAGGGAGTGCGCCGAGGTGTTCCACGGGATAGGCTCGCTGATCGACGTCGCCGGCGGGCTCGGCGGCACTGCCACCTCCATCGCCAAGGCGTTCCCGGAGCTGAGGTGCAGCGTGCTGGATCTTCCGCACGTGGTTGCCAGTGCTCCGTCTGGCGGCAACGTGCCGCGAATGTTCTCgtgtccaccacattggatatcCCCCCTATAATATgccatccgattcttcttcaaGATTCACGCTCCGCTCCTACGTGGCACGCGGCAGTGCACTTAAACATGCTGACATCAGATTGGCTGCTAGCTTAACCTTCTTGGGGTCAACAATGTCTAGAAGACCTGTTCACATTGTACCTGAGTTTTCTGGATACGACTCTTCTTCTCCCTTCTCTTGCGGCCAACCTCCGACCAGATCTCCACCGGCTGcctccctctccgcctccgGCGACCTTGTCAGCGACGAGACGGGGCGGGGCTCACCCTCCACTTATACATCTTCGGTACAGATCATATCTTGCTGTTATCGCCATTGCCATCGCCACTCTCATCTCGTCGGATTTGTGACCTCGCACATCGGTCTTGTTGGCCACGGTGCGGGAAGTGACGCTCTCGTCGGCTTCGATCTTCAGGAGACATCGCTGAGCCTAAATAATCTTTTCCCCTTTCTAGAACTGGAGATGCTTTGTTCTGTTGTGCACAAATCGATTCACCACCACTCATCTCCGGCCATCTGTCCATCCTCACAACATCATCTCCGGCACGATCCCCTCCAGAACCACGTATCCTTCCTGTGAACATATGAACAAATCCCTGCTGCTGCCTTCTTTTCAATCCAATATTCGGTATGCGTTGATGCTTGTTGCGCTTTTTTTTTAATCCAAAGCAGAGTCCTGGTTGCTTTTGTCGGTACTACTACTCTCATCTTCCCGTCCTCCCCTTTGTTTATTGTTTAGAGTTCTTGCGGGTGATCTCGAGTTTTGTCTCTGATCGGCTGTGGATTCTTGTTGATATAGAGTTTCAGATTTTGATTTCTCGTACATACATCACATTGAAATCCAGATGGGCCGTCATTATTCAGTTAACTGCAGATCTGGTGCTGCTTGATTATCAGCTCTCCAGTGAGGATGATAACTCGGAGGTCAGATCccattattttgtttatttgtcTCAATTGGAGGTCACTAAAGTTTAACAATGTCATTAAAAATTTAGTCTGACTAATCAACTGGATATCATGTGGTTTTATGGATATGTTGATTGTTTATTTAGCTTTCTAAGTTACTGCATTAGTACACATTCAGGTGGCTTAAGTAGTACTCATTTAGGTTGCATAAGTACTCATTCTAGTTGGTTATTGGATTTGTCAATGTTGTCAggggaaaggggaaaaaaagagtTAGCAGGTGTATCTGCTAGGTGTTAGCTTACCCGGTTGTTTGATCTGATTTCTAGGCTTGGTGATTGCAAGAAGTTAGTAAAAGAATTCAGGTTTGAGGGGATTGATTCACTGCCCTACTCTTTCGCAAATAAACAGAATGTTTGCTGTCCGGATGATGTACTGTGGAGGGTTGATGCATTTGTTGCATACCCTTGTTCtgttttattcaaaaaagtTGAAGTTTAGCAAGGAAGAAAGTGGCATGCATTCTGGGCTTCCATGTGGAATTAGAAAAAGTAGGTAACCGAGTGTCAATATGGGTTGGCATTTGGCAATGCCAGCTAACGAGGAGAGTTCATTCAAGCTTGCATTGTGGTGTATGTATGTTATGTCAACTTTTAATATCACTAGGTGCTAGGCTTGACTATGCATCAGTTGTTACTGGACTGCACTGCACAATCCTTCGGTAGGGTCATATCAATAGTATGATTATGTACTGAGAAAGGCTACTTTGATGCAGTGATTAAGATTAAAACTGACCTCAATGGCAATACAAAAGTACCCAGTATTACTTGCACATTATTCTTGCAGCTATACAGTTTCCTTTATTTGTATCTCGAAATAGATATTCTGTtgcatatataatttttttgtagCATTGTGGTAATTACATATATGTCATAATGCGGCCCAACTTgtttaaatttcataatttaagtATAGGTGTTGTACCATGACAGTATACACCTCAGTGTCCTTAGTATGAACCATGGTATCTTGAAGAAAGTTGTATCTTTCCGCATATTAAATGTTTTGCATCTGACAGAATGAGGCCTATGATCTGTGCCAATATTGTTCCTGTACCTTGGATCAGCTTGATTCTGTAATTGGAAAAAGCAAGGTGGTTGTTATTTCACATCTTATATTGTGCAGTTTTAGCAGGAATAAGTTGTGTACTTCAGTATATATCATGGTTCTCAGATTTGATTATTTCCTTTAAGTTTATTTGTTCCACTTTTCCACTCCTAGTTACGATCAGCATTAGAATGATGCTACCATTGCTCTTTAAATTGGGAGGTAGATGCCACTGAGAACACAATCTCATTGAATGTTGCTTTTGGGGGAAGCAACTAGATCCCTTGCTCGATCATATAGAGTTCCTATGGAGGCATGTCTTCTCTCTCCTCTGTTCAATTGGAGATCTAGTTAGTTTAGAATGGATACAGTTTTGTATAACATAATTGGAGCATTATTTCAGCACCTTCATCAGTACAGCTTATGCTTATGCAGTACATCCTGCTTGGGAATTTGTTTTTATGGAATAgtattttctaaaatattttatatTGTAGTCATGTAGGATGGTCCTATGATACACTTTTTCTCTATTTTATTATATAGATAAGCAAGTTTTCTTGCTCTATATGGTAGATAAACTAAACTGTGCTTTTACTTGACACTTCCATGTACAGAAGGTGGAAGTCAAAGGACTACAATTCGTCTTGGCTAAGGGGTTCCTTGAAGCTCGAGACTCCTCAATTTGATTCTTCACCCTAGGATGCTTagataatattattttttattgtaTTTGGATGTCCACAGTTGTATGTACTATTAATATGATGTGTTTGGAAATAAGAATTACATATAAAGATTGGCAGTTCTCATTATCATTTATTTTAAAGTAATCATTATGTTTCAATTAGCACCCATGTGGTAAACCTCATTATTGAGTTACAAGATGCCTAGCTCATGTGTACGTTACATCCACTCGCAGAAATATTGGAGTTACTCAAAATGGACCTTTTCGTCGTGATCTTTTACAGATAATTTATCAACTATCAGGTGCATTTTAGTATGTCGTCATGTGAAGGCTTGATACAAGACCAACTTGTTACTAGCTGTAATAGGAGGAAACATACACGTCATATACTTACTTGAGTGGACAGTATTAGTCCTATTTCAGTGTGTCAACATGTACATCATATACTCTACTAGTAGTAAATAAAAGTAGTGATTGTATACTGGACACAATGCTCATATTGAGTTCAAATTTAATAAGATTACAATGCGTGTATTATTGGTTCCAAATATAAAAGAGCATTAGTTTTACATACGCATACCGGTAACATAATTAAGGCAACTTGAACGGTTACTTCAACTGCATAAGTTCTAAAATggactttgttttcttcttggcTGGGTTCTCTTCCTCTGGCCACTCTGATGCTTTAGTGGTTGGATCATCGGCTTGGCACGCTGCATATTTCTTAGTGCTTGCAATCCATGATTTTAGTCCTGTGTTTGGTGGCCTTCCACCGAATATTGTTCGGGGAGGACAGGATGTGGGCTTCGAGGTTGGCCAAGAAGTTGTTGCATCTTTAACTTCAATTTGTTGACCTGATGTCTCACTTACCATGGAATTGCCAATTACTTCTTCAATTGTTTTACCAAAAGAGACGAGTCGTCCCTTGTCATCCACCTTGGTAAGTTCACAAGCTTTTGCCAGAAGCATCTTTCTCTGCATATTATGCGATTGCTGCTCCAAGGCAGAAGATATCGATGTTTCTTTACATGGTATGTGCCCTTCCTTTGTCCATCTTCTCATTATGTTTCCAGCTGGGATTTCCATTTTGTCCAGATGGACGAGGACCTGTTTTTGTTTTATATAGTTTTCAGTACAATTTTATCATTGCAACACTTTTACAAATCCAATTTAATAATTCATCACTCACCTTGAGAGTATGGCGGCAAAGCATGCCCATATGTTCGTAGAAACCACATTCACAACTGATCTTATTATCTCCTTCTAGCTTCACCCTGAAATGCTTAGCTTCTATTTCCTCTTCGTTCTTTGTGTCTACTAAAATGAACTCACTAGCATTGATACTCTTAAATATGGCAAATGATCCTGACTCAAATAGCTCATCACAGAATTTCTCATACATTGCTCTTGTGTACACCGTGCTTGCGTGGCGCTCTATTGGAACCCCTACTCTTAGCTTTTTTCTGAGAACCTGTTATAGGAGAGATTGGACCGAACAATTAGTGTCTGCACAGTTATTATCATGGTTTAGTGAGATTTACTCATGCCAAATATCATTTTCTATTTCTGCTTATCACATACCTGTTTAGTAGAATGCTGCTCTTTTCCTTCCTGGTCGTGTCTGTCGCTCTGCAGCTCATTGAATTTACTCACAAAAAGGTGCATTGGTGCAACCCGTTGAATGAACTTTTTTAACATATGATTTGCGCTTTCACTCCTTTGTGTGCTGGTCATTCCAGCACAGAATATGTCCATGAAATATGGTTTAGCCCATTTGTCCCGGTGCTTGAACAACCTCTTCAAGTACTTGTTCTTGACAAGGCGGTATTCCTTTAGTAGTTTTACCCATTCATTCTCGAACCTTCTTATGTCAATCTTATCAGTTATTAGTTTATTGAATTCACGCTTGAACTTCTTACGTTTTGAGTAGATGTTCCCAAGCTTCTTTTTTGCATCCTTCAGCACGTGCCACCTGCACCATCTGTGCCTTGTAGTCCGTAGTGTTGATTTTATCGCCTTTGCCATGGCGGCACACTGGTCTGCATAGTAATCGACAATGTAGGTGTCAATCTACTTAAGCATTGCACTACTAGTTGTGATGTTTTCAGGTTGGTATATTTACAAGATAAAACTACTGGATACAATGATCTGCTGAGGATGATACGATAGGTTGTACCTGTTAGCATTGTCAGGGGAGCTTTACCATTCATTATTTCTACAAAATTTGTGAATGCCCATTCGAAATCAATTGTTTTTTCATATGTTAGAAGCACCCCTCCGAACACTATTGACTGGAAATGGTTGTTTACACCAACGAAAAGACCAAATGGCAAGCTGTAAAGGTTTGTCCTGTAGGTTGTATCAAATGTTATGGCATCTCCAAAATTCTCGTAGTCCACTCTATTTTTACCGGTGCACCAAAGCATTGTTTTCATCGCGCCACTGTTGTCCATTTGGAACCTTACTTCAAGCCCAGGGTCAGTCTTCTTCATATCCTCCAAAAGTCCCATTGTCTTTCCAATATCATCTTTCATGTTTTCTTGGGACAGTTTTGCACACAAGGACCGTATAGACTCCTTTCTCATTGTTTTGCTTGAGGTTGCATCCGACACACCTAGGATGTTGCAGATCCTCCCAACACTTATATTGTTCTCCCTAAGCTTCTTAACCAAATCCTTTGCTAGTGGATTTATGTCACTATGCGATTTCCATTGCTTGTTTTCACCATAGCCTGCTGAAAATGGGTGGTTGTGTGTGTCAACCACCCTGCTGATGTACCATGAATGATCATTTTGTCTGAGAAGTCtaatcattgcattgcatttagTCCTGATTGAAGCTGCTGTTGTGCTCTTGTCTGTTCCCTGCATATATTAAAAACCATCAATGAGTTACAAGTCCAATTTGAGAAATAatagtgttgtgtgtgtgcagACAACATATATTAGTGTGCACCTCACACGAGCAGACAAAATCTTGCCTAGTTCTATACTCTTTGCTGTTCTTGCATCCTCGCCCTATTCTTATTCCAAAACCTTTCTCCCAGGAGTATAAGTTGTAGAACTCTTTCGCCTCATCGCAGCTGTTGAACACAGTTCCTTTGTAAGGGAAAAATATTGGCTGGTCTGGCCGTTCAGCTGCAAGGCGTATAGCCTTTGTCACCGCATCTTCCTCATCTTCTGGGGCTATTCGTTCATTTGGACCTTCACGGGCGCGTTTCCTGCATGAATTTAATAcagaaatatttacaaacaaCTCATTATTATTCCACATTGCTAATTATTGTGGCTTACCAGAAAAGCAATGCATCGAGTTGCTGCAGTACTACATGATCTTACGCAATGTGTCATGGAGGCAGTAGTATTCTAAACTCATTTTATCACTAATCGAACTAGCTAATATATCCAACATGAATTTAATAcagaaatatttacaaacaaCTCATTATTATTCCACATTGCTAATTATTGTGGCTTACCAGAAAAGCAATGCATCGAGTTGCTGCAGTACTACATGATCTTACGCAATGTGTCATGGAGGCAGTAGTATTCTAAACTCATTTTATCACTAATCGAACTAGCTAATATATCCAACATATTGCCGACATGAgcaattcaaaaatatatcaaacatCTTGCCGCTGCATCTCTGACATAAGAAATTCATTATTCTCTTATATGCAGTACCACACATCAGCTAATTATGTTCATCTGACATCTATACAAGAAGATTGATATGCAATTTCAAGGGATCACATATACAGTATATAGGAACTCACCCGCGACGTGGCCGTGGAGGAAATCCTCCTGCCTCACCACTTCGTAAGATTGCATTGCTTGTTGATTTCTTCTCCTCTTCGATTGATGCCTGGCAGCTAAGCTCCATGCGGCCTGCAGCCTTCGAGGCTTCAAATGCTCCGGTTTCCATATGCTATGCACGAGCTTCGGCGCCCCAATTTTTGCCGCCTAATCCTCTATTTTCTACAGGCTCTTCTTGCACTCCGCTCATTCCCTCACCATCGCCAAATCCTGTAGTTTCCATCAGGTCTAGATCACGAATCCCTTCTCCATCTTGCATTTACAGATATGCCTACTGGCACTAGATGCAGAAGACTCTAGAAGCCTAGTTTCCTTCTAACGCAAGGTTCTCTCCTAGATAAAACCTGTTCTGGTGTGAAAGGCAATGACCTATCGGGTTTTCTTGAGTTGACCGTTCAGTCATGGAAGAGCTGCCACTCTGTAAATCCGCGAGTATAATGATGTCCACGTCAACTTCGTAGGAGGTATTTGCACCAATCGCCAAGCAATACGCATCTCATCCTGACCGTTCCTTGTGGGGGTATACCTTATGAGGGGGATAGAACATCCGCTTTGGGCAACATGcagtttgtcgagggcgacatGTTTCAGAGCATCCCGCCAGCTGATGCTGTCTTTCTCAAGGTATCTGACGCTGAAATGCATCCATATTTGTAGCTCAGTTGGTTGAGGTGTGGTGCCTATTTT from Panicum virgatum strain AP13 chromosome 7N, P.virgatum_v5, whole genome shotgun sequence includes the following:
- the LOC120682610 gene encoding protein FAR1-RELATED SEQUENCE 5-like isoform X2; the protein is MIRLLRQNDHSWYISRVVDTHNHPFSAGYGENKQWKSHSDINPLAKDLVKKLRENNISVGRICNILGVSDATSSKTMRKESIRSLCAKLSQENMKDDIGKTMGLLEDMKKTDPGLEVRFQMDNSGAMKTMLWCTGKNRVDYENFGDAITFDTTYRTNLYSLPFGLFVGVNNHFQSIVFGGVLLTYEKTIDFEWAFTNFVEIMNGKAPLTMLTDQCAAMAKAIKSTLRTTRHRWCRWHVLKDAKKKLGNIYSKRKKFKREFNKLITDKIDIRRFENEWVKLLKEYRLVKNKYLKRLFKHRDKWAKPYFMDIFCAGMTSTQRSESANHMLKKFIQRVAPMHLFVSKFNELQSDRHDQEGKEQHSTKQVLRKKLRVGVPIERHASTVYTRAMYEKFCDELFESGSFAIFKSINASEFILVDTKNEEEIEAKHFRVKLEGDNKISCECGFYEHMGMLCRHTLKVLVHLDKMEIPAGNIMRRWTKEGHIPCKETSISSALEQQSHNMQRKMLLAKACELTKVDDKGRLVSFGKTIEEVIGNSMVSETSGQQIEVKDATTSWPTSKPTSCPPRTIFGGRPPNTGLKSWIASTKKYAACQADDPTTKASEWPEEENPAKKKTKSILELMQLK
- the LOC120682611 gene encoding 5-pentadecatrienyl resorcinol O-methyltransferase-like, which gives rise to MAVAEESKELLQAQLELWHHAFGYVKSMTLAVALDLGIADAIYRRGGRATLSQILADAALSPCKLHGLRRLMRALTVAGTFTVATSSEDSGGEAVYELTPASRLLVSDDVDGGDGEGSAASLSPVLRLVLNPFRVSLLGMGIGAWFRREDQPGVAPFAVAHGRNMWEMAARKPTFNALVNDAMAADSRFLMRIVLRECAEVFHGIGSLIDVAGGLGGTATSIAKAFPELRCSVLDLPHVVASAPTSALGNMQFVEGDMFQSIPPADAVFLKWILHDWGDDECIKILKNCKQAIPSREKGGKVIIIDMVVGSGSSDAKHLETQVLYDLLIMGINGVERDEQEWNKIIFEAGFKDYKIMPILGVRSIIELYP
- the LOC120682610 gene encoding protein FAR1-RELATED SEQUENCE 5-like isoform X1, whose protein sequence is METGAFEASKAAGRMELSCQASIEEEKKSTSNAILRSGEAGGFPPRPRRGKRAREGPNERIAPEDEEDAVTKAIRLAAERPDQPIFFPYKGTVFNSCDEAKEFYNLYSWEKGFGIRIGRGCKNSKEYRTRQDFVCSCEGTDKSTTAASIRTKCNAMIRLLRQNDHSWYISRVVDTHNHPFSAGYGENKQWKSHSDINPLAKDLVKKLRENNISVGRICNILGVSDATSSKTMRKESIRSLCAKLSQENMKDDIGKTMGLLEDMKKTDPGLEVRFQMDNSGAMKTMLWCTGKNRVDYENFGDAITFDTTYRTNLYSLPFGLFVGVNNHFQSIVFGGVLLTYEKTIDFEWAFTNFVEIMNGKAPLTMLTDQCAAMAKAIKSTLRTTRHRWCRWHVLKDAKKKLGNIYSKRKKFKREFNKLITDKIDIRRFENEWVKLLKEYRLVKNKYLKRLFKHRDKWAKPYFMDIFCAGMTSTQRSESANHMLKKFIQRVAPMHLFVSKFNELQSDRHDQEGKEQHSTKQVLRKKLRVGVPIERHASTVYTRAMYEKFCDELFESGSFAIFKSINASEFILVDTKNEEEIEAKHFRVKLEGDNKISCECGFYEHMGMLCRHTLKVLVHLDKMEIPAGNIMRRWTKEGHIPCKETSISSALEQQSHNMQRKMLLAKACELTKVDDKGRLVSFGKTIEEVIGNSMVSETSGQQIEVKDATTSWPTSKPTSCPPRTIFGGRPPNTGLKSWIASTKKYAACQADDPTTKASEWPEEENPAKKKTKSILELMQLK